Proteins co-encoded in one Kutzneria chonburiensis genomic window:
- a CDS encoding DHA2 family efflux MFS transporter permease subunit produces MGLRQLSPKVVVSVVFVAALFLNILDTTIVNVALPTIAGQFRVTAADAGAVVVGYLLSLALVIPASGWLGDRFGTKRVFLVALAVFTLASALCGVAQTLPQLVGFRLLQGLGGGMLAPIGLAMLYREFPLAERMRVNRVLILPTAVAPAMGPVLGGLLVDTLSWRWVFYVNLPVGVLTFLFGLFLLREHREPGAGRFDVAGFLLSGVGFALLMYALTEGATLGWGATQIVITGVLGALLLAATVLVELRVPEPMLDLRLFRDRLFRSINVVQLMSTAGFLGTLFVFPLLYQAGLGVSAWQTGLTTFPEAVGVLVGTQIASRVYSTLGPRLHIVLGVVNAAVAMMLMTLVGAATPQWVVMLIMFYLGLGMSNNFNPAQTAAFAQVPPAKTGRASTLYNSGRQAGSAIGVAVLGSVLAAFSSGTSGGTGSLVGYHVAFAVAAGLMIASGAVALLIKDGDAAATMSRPATATAGDTAEVVTATDIGIATETGVAVQTGIATEPGVAVQTGIATETGIEVQTGISVETGIAVETVDGETVVRSRAV; encoded by the coding sequence GTGGGGTTACGTCAGCTGAGCCCGAAGGTCGTCGTCAGCGTCGTCTTCGTCGCCGCGCTCTTCCTCAACATCCTCGACACCACGATCGTCAACGTCGCGCTGCCGACGATCGCCGGCCAGTTCCGCGTGACCGCAGCCGACGCCGGTGCGGTCGTCGTCGGCTACTTGCTCAGCCTGGCCCTGGTGATCCCGGCGTCGGGCTGGCTGGGCGACCGGTTCGGCACCAAGCGGGTGTTCCTTGTTGCGCTGGCCGTCTTCACGCTGGCATCGGCGCTGTGTGGCGTGGCCCAGACACTCCCCCAGCTCGTCGGGTTCCGGCTGCTCCAAGGTCTGGGCGGCGGCATGCTCGCGCCGATCGGCCTCGCCATGCTGTACCGGGAGTTCCCGCTGGCCGAGCGCATGCGGGTGAACCGTGTGCTGATCCTGCCCACGGCCGTCGCGCCGGCGATGGGACCGGTGCTGGGTGGGCTGCTCGTGGACACGCTGTCGTGGCGCTGGGTGTTCTACGTCAACCTGCCGGTCGGCGTCCTGACCTTCCTATTCGGACTGTTTCTGCTGCGTGAGCACCGTGAGCCGGGCGCCGGGCGGTTCGACGTGGCCGGCTTCCTGCTCTCCGGCGTCGGGTTCGCGCTCCTGATGTACGCGCTCACCGAGGGCGCCACGCTGGGCTGGGGCGCGACGCAGATCGTGATCACCGGCGTGCTGGGCGCGCTGCTGTTGGCCGCGACCGTGCTGGTTGAGCTGCGCGTGCCGGAACCGATGCTGGACCTGCGGCTGTTCCGGGACCGGCTGTTCCGCAGCATCAACGTCGTGCAGCTGATGTCGACGGCCGGGTTCCTCGGCACGCTGTTCGTGTTCCCGCTGCTCTACCAGGCCGGGCTCGGTGTCTCGGCGTGGCAGACCGGGCTGACGACTTTCCCCGAGGCGGTCGGTGTGCTGGTCGGCACGCAGATTGCCAGTCGGGTCTACTCGACGCTCGGGCCGCGGCTGCACATCGTGCTCGGCGTGGTGAATGCCGCCGTGGCGATGATGCTCATGACGCTGGTCGGGGCGGCCACCCCGCAGTGGGTGGTCATGTTGATCATGTTCTACCTGGGGCTGGGCATGTCCAACAACTTCAACCCGGCCCAGACGGCCGCGTTCGCCCAGGTGCCGCCGGCCAAGACCGGCCGGGCGTCCACGCTGTACAACTCGGGCCGGCAGGCCGGGTCGGCGATCGGCGTGGCGGTGCTGGGCAGCGTGCTCGCCGCGTTCAGCAGTGGAACTTCGGGCGGCACGGGCAGCCTGGTCGGCTACCACGTGGCGTTCGCCGTGGCCGCGGGGCTGATGATCGCGTCCGGTGCGGTGGCACTGCTGATCAAGGACGGCGACGCGGCGGCGACCATGAGCCGGCCGGCGACGGCGACGGCCGGTGATACGGCCGAGGTCGTCACGGCGACCGACATTGGCATCGCGACCGAGACCGGCGTAGCGGTCCAGACCGGCATCGCGACCGAGCCTGGCGTAGCGGTCCAGACCGGCATCGCGACCGAGACTGGCATCGAGGTCCAGACTGGCATCTCCGTCGAGACTGGCATCGCGGTCGAGACTGTCGACGGCGAGACGGTCGTGCGAAGTCGAGCAGTTTGA
- a CDS encoding helix-turn-helix transcriptional regulator: protein MSGLGLDPVAETVYLTALTRVRWRLADLARHVDVASRPDDRPHTNSAPGDGVDRLCPDGPTVAGQPRPDARSAEAADQVRLDDGAGAPGDSRSDRCLPASADQVCPSDRAGVLGRSRPDGCLLPSSGQARSGGRVVAGAEQLGSGGAGEQSRPDGWSGEAAELVRADEAAARRRSRPDGRLLASADRARFDDRFVAAVDRLRTDGLLVASAEESGAVRAVDPALGLPALAASRVWGLSAGDSRPQALAIAQVIARHEPSAADRLHGLDEMNSFAEHLVANARREVVILSGQHRTGSFEFAVPVAEAVLRRGAEFRLLWRSELIRTPTVAAHATWLRSRGAAPRIVQTLPTSMLLVDRSVAVVITGDDAVVNRAASAVAPLCMLADQLWANSSPGPRRQHTADQTPRHHKVLRLLADGLTDDAIARQVGVSVRTVRNDMAAAMLSLDARSRFQAGVRAAQLGLL, encoded by the coding sequence GTGAGCGGCTTGGGTCTCGACCCCGTCGCCGAGACCGTCTACCTGACGGCACTGACGCGCGTCCGATGGCGGCTCGCCGACCTCGCTCGCCACGTCGACGTCGCCAGCCGGCCCGACGATCGCCCCCACACCAACAGCGCTCCCGGCGACGGCGTCGACCGGCTCTGCCCCGACGGTCCCACTGTTGCCGGGCAGCCTCGCCCAGACGCCCGCTCCGCCGAGGCCGCCGACCAAGTCCGCTTAGACGACGGTGCTGGTGCTCCCGGCGATTCCCGGTCGGACCGTTGTCTGCCGGCTTCCGCTGATCAGGTCTGCCCCAGTGATCGTGCTGGTGTGCTCGGCCGCTCCCGGCCGGACGGCTGTCTGCTGCCTTCCAGTGGCCAGGCGCGGTCCGGTGGCCGCGTGGTTGCGGGTGCCGAGCAGCTCGGCTCTGGTGGTGCGGGCGAGCAGTCTCGCCCAGACGGCTGGTCTGGAGAGGCCGCCGAGCTGGTCCGCGCCGACGAAGCTGCTGCTCGGCGGCGATCTCGACCGGACGGCCGTCTGCTCGCGTCCGCTGATCGGGCTCGCTTCGACGACCGGTTCGTCGCGGCCGTCGACCGGCTCCGCACCGACGGTCTGCTTGTGGCATCCGCCGAGGAAAGTGGCGCGGTCCGTGCCGTCGATCCGGCCCTCGGGCTGCCGGCGCTGGCCGCGAGTCGGGTGTGGGGTCTGAGCGCCGGCGACTCGCGGCCGCAGGCCCTGGCGATCGCCCAGGTCATCGCCCGCCACGAGCCGTCAGCGGCCGATCGCCTTCACGGGCTGGACGAGATGAACTCGTTCGCCGAACATCTCGTCGCCAATGCCCGTCGCGAGGTCGTGATCCTCAGCGGACAGCACCGGACCGGCTCGTTCGAGTTCGCGGTGCCGGTCGCCGAGGCCGTGCTGCGTCGCGGTGCCGAATTTCGACTTCTATGGCGCAGCGAACTGATTCGCACGCCCACCGTTGCCGCGCACGCCACCTGGCTGCGCTCCCGTGGTGCCGCGCCCCGCATCGTCCAAACGTTGCCGACGAGCATGCTGCTGGTGGATCGGTCCGTCGCCGTGGTCATCACCGGCGATGATGCCGTGGTCAACCGCGCCGCCTCAGCGGTCGCACCGCTCTGCATGCTCGCCGACCAGCTCTGGGCCAACAGCAGTCCGGGTCCCCGCCGTCAGCACACGGCCGACCAGACGCCGCGCCACCACAAGGTCCTCCGCCTGCTGGCCGACGGACTGACCGACGACGCCATCGCCCGCCAAGTCGGCGTCAGCGTCCGCACGGTTCGCAACGACATGGCCGCGGCCATGCTCAGCCTCGACGCCCGCAGTCGCTTTCAAGCCGGCGTCCGCGCCGCCCAACTCGGTCTGCTCTGA
- a CDS encoding SsgA family sporulation/cell division regulator: protein MRNDHMTLRSMAVLDLLVPDAPSVPVEVELRYDTRDPYAVTAAFRSGPSGWVEWCFARDLLADGLIAEAGSGDVRIRPAVDDIELVVLVVSSPAGLAMFEASAQELADFLDRTYDLVLPGTEGSWVSVDDALTTLMPYDLG from the coding sequence ATGCGTAACGACCACATGACGCTCCGCTCGATGGCGGTGCTGGACCTGCTGGTGCCCGACGCACCGTCGGTCCCGGTCGAGGTCGAACTTCGCTACGACACCCGTGACCCGTACGCCGTGACAGCCGCCTTCCGCTCCGGCCCGTCGGGCTGGGTGGAGTGGTGCTTCGCCCGCGACCTGCTGGCCGACGGTCTGATCGCCGAAGCCGGCTCGGGCGACGTCCGGATCCGCCCCGCGGTCGACGACATCGAGCTCGTCGTGCTGGTGGTCAGCTCGCCGGCCGGCCTGGCCATGTTCGAGGCGTCCGCGCAGGAGCTGGCCGACTTCCTCGACCGCACCTACGACCTGGTCCTGCCGGGCACCGAGGGCAGCTGGGTCAGCGTCGACGACGCGCTCACCACCCTGATGCCCTACGACCTGGGCTGA
- a CDS encoding ATP-binding protein: protein MEVETLRGITLFAALDGDQLAWLAQAGTRLSLADGEVLFRDGERAEAFYVLVEGGLAFSTTDHNGQERLLTRHSRRARAGDDVGRAEADHDGKPPAAHEFTGELPLLADADYIATAVAVGPTQVLRYAKPQFFEMLVRCPQVCTVLLPVLAWRIHAAEVAVRRRDTLEALGTLAAGLAHELNNPAAAVARSAAELADLFPQLLRDCSCLGRQAEPDELAAVNDSIDAVRYRAPLRAVDPLDAMDAMDGVTDWLEDRGIDAGGIADDLVECGLRVDDLDALAGQLRPQVLRPAVEVVAGSLRGHATVAEVVGAIGRISGLIASTKAYSDLDRAAERDEVDVVEGVEATLTLLVSKLSGIHVVRDYRPSLPRISGRPSELNQVWTNLIDNAVDAMPDGGTLTITADGVGDDLLVEFRDTGAGVPPEAVPRLFQPFFTTKDVGRGTGLGLYLSHEIVSRRHGGAISVSSQPGDTRFCVRLPVRPGARA from the coding sequence ATGGAAGTCGAGACCTTGCGGGGGATCACCCTGTTCGCCGCGCTGGACGGCGACCAGTTGGCCTGGCTCGCGCAAGCCGGCACCCGGTTGTCGCTGGCCGACGGCGAGGTGCTGTTCCGTGACGGTGAGCGGGCCGAGGCGTTCTACGTTCTGGTCGAGGGCGGACTGGCCTTCAGCACGACCGACCACAATGGACAGGAACGGCTGCTGACCCGGCACTCGAGGCGGGCGCGGGCGGGCGACGATGTCGGCCGGGCCGAGGCCGATCACGACGGCAAGCCGCCGGCCGCCCACGAGTTCACCGGCGAGCTGCCGCTGCTGGCCGACGCCGACTACATCGCGACCGCGGTCGCGGTCGGCCCCACCCAGGTGCTGCGTTACGCCAAGCCTCAGTTCTTCGAGATGCTCGTGCGCTGCCCGCAGGTCTGCACGGTGTTGCTGCCCGTGTTGGCGTGGCGCATCCATGCCGCCGAGGTCGCCGTCCGGCGTCGCGACACCCTGGAGGCCCTCGGCACCCTCGCCGCCGGTCTCGCGCACGAGTTGAACAACCCGGCCGCGGCCGTGGCCCGCTCCGCCGCGGAACTGGCGGACCTGTTCCCGCAGCTGCTCCGGGACTGCTCCTGTCTTGGCCGGCAGGCTGAGCCCGACGAGCTCGCCGCCGTCAACGACAGCATCGATGCCGTCCGCTACCGGGCGCCGCTGCGCGCCGTGGATCCGTTGGATGCCATGGACGCCATGGACGGCGTCACCGACTGGCTCGAGGATCGCGGCATCGACGCCGGCGGCATCGCCGATGATCTCGTCGAATGCGGCCTGCGGGTCGACGACCTTGACGCCCTCGCCGGGCAACTGCGCCCCCAGGTCCTGCGCCCCGCCGTGGAGGTCGTCGCCGGCTCGCTGCGGGGTCACGCCACCGTCGCCGAGGTGGTCGGCGCGATCGGCCGGATCTCCGGGCTCATCGCCTCCACCAAGGCGTACAGCGATCTCGACCGGGCCGCCGAACGCGACGAGGTCGACGTCGTGGAGGGCGTCGAGGCGACGCTGACCCTGTTGGTGTCCAAGCTGTCCGGCATCCACGTGGTGCGGGACTACCGCCCGTCGCTGCCGCGCATCTCCGGCCGGCCGAGCGAGCTGAACCAGGTGTGGACCAACCTGATCGACAATGCCGTGGACGCCATGCCCGACGGCGGCACACTCACCATCACCGCCGACGGCGTCGGCGACGACCTGCTGGTGGAGTTCCGGGACACCGGCGCCGGTGTGCCGCCGGAGGCCGTTCCCCGGCTGTTCCAGCCGTTCTTCACCACCAAGGACGTCGGCCGCGGCACCGGGCTCGGGCTCTACCTGTCACACGAGATCGTCAGCCGCCGGCACGGCGGCGCCATCTCGGTGTCCTCGCAGCCGGGCGACACCCGCTTCTGCGTCCGCCTACCCGTCCGCCCCGGCGCTCGAGCGTGA
- a CDS encoding cupin domain-containing protein: protein MKDELEFFDVETVPWRPDPLAPGVSERVLSREDDGDVGTRLARWAPGTETSGVIRHDYFEEVLLLEGSLHDITLDRTFRAGHFASRPPGMPHGPYRTVDGCTMLEIRNRSADAS, encoded by the coding sequence ATGAAGGACGAGCTGGAGTTCTTCGACGTGGAGACCGTGCCGTGGCGGCCGGATCCACTAGCGCCGGGAGTCAGCGAGCGGGTTCTCAGCCGGGAGGACGACGGCGACGTGGGCACCAGGCTCGCGAGGTGGGCGCCCGGCACGGAGACATCGGGCGTGATCCGGCACGACTACTTCGAGGAGGTGCTGTTGCTCGAAGGGTCGCTGCACGACATCACGCTGGACCGGACTTTCCGGGCGGGGCACTTCGCCTCGCGGCCGCCGGGGATGCCGCACGGTCCGTATCGGACGGTGGACGGCTGCACGATGTTGGAGATCAGGAACCGGTCAGCTGACGCATCTTGA
- a CDS encoding tetratricopeptide repeat protein, whose product MRQDQHGISVHAATAAAVEELDGAVDSLLHFRLDVGERSERAVTEDPLQPTANAMRVYLAVLSTDPQYVPPIAAKFAEFRQRVSDLTDGERRHVEAAAKLLDGDLHAAGALLADLVAEQPRDALALAVGHQIDFLTGNATSLRDRIGGALPAWNTADPHYANLLGMYAFGLEECGHWELAEQTGLRSMELDAADVWSIHAVGHTHEMRATYDDGIAMLDRRRANWDQGNLLRVHIWWHYCLFLLEAGRYREALDLYDERLAPTDESTITEAVNAASLMWRLHLLGENVGDRWAKLAATWPPRMTIPFNAFNDMHAVMSYVGAGEDNLAADLVADRRRYVAEAGPATNIATTARVGLPICEGLLAFGRGRYEEAVDLLWPIRRHVHEFGGSHAQRDVMQRTLVEAAIRAGRTAQARTLVGERISVRPDSPYNQLKMRQLTGS is encoded by the coding sequence ATGCGCCAGGATCAGCACGGAATTTCGGTGCACGCGGCCACCGCCGCCGCGGTCGAGGAACTGGACGGAGCCGTCGACTCGCTGCTGCACTTCCGCCTGGACGTGGGCGAACGGTCCGAGCGCGCGGTCACCGAGGACCCGCTGCAGCCGACGGCCAACGCGATGCGTGTGTACCTGGCTGTGCTGAGCACCGATCCCCAGTACGTGCCGCCGATCGCGGCGAAGTTCGCCGAGTTCCGGCAACGCGTGAGCGACCTCACCGACGGCGAACGCCGTCACGTCGAGGCCGCGGCCAAGCTGCTCGACGGCGATCTCCACGCCGCGGGCGCACTGCTCGCCGATCTCGTGGCCGAGCAGCCCCGCGACGCCCTGGCCCTGGCCGTCGGCCACCAGATCGACTTCCTCACCGGGAACGCGACCTCGTTGCGCGACCGCATCGGCGGGGCCCTGCCCGCCTGGAACACGGCCGACCCGCATTACGCCAACCTGCTCGGCATGTACGCCTTCGGCCTGGAGGAATGCGGCCACTGGGAGCTGGCCGAGCAGACGGGCCTGCGCTCGATGGAGCTCGACGCGGCCGATGTCTGGAGCATCCACGCCGTCGGCCACACCCACGAGATGCGTGCCACCTACGACGACGGCATCGCCATGCTGGACCGCCGCCGCGCCAACTGGGACCAGGGCAATCTGCTCCGCGTGCACATCTGGTGGCACTACTGCCTGTTCCTGCTGGAAGCCGGCCGCTACCGCGAGGCGCTCGACCTCTACGACGAGCGGCTCGCCCCGACCGACGAGTCGACGATCACCGAGGCCGTCAACGCCGCCAGCCTGATGTGGCGACTGCACCTGCTCGGCGAGAACGTCGGCGATCGCTGGGCCAAGCTGGCCGCGACCTGGCCGCCGCGCATGACGATCCCGTTCAACGCCTTCAACGACATGCATGCCGTCATGTCGTACGTCGGTGCCGGCGAGGACAATCTTGCCGCGGATCTCGTTGCCGACCGTCGCCGCTACGTCGCCGAAGCCGGGCCCGCGACCAACATCGCCACGACCGCCCGCGTCGGACTGCCCATTTGTGAAGGATTGCTCGCGTTCGGCCGCGGCCGCTACGAGGAGGCCGTCGACCTGCTGTGGCCCATCCGCCGCCACGTGCACGAGTTCGGCGGCAGCCATGCCCAGCGGGACGTCATGCAGCGCACGCTCGTCGAGGCCGCCATTCGCGCGGGCCGCACCGCGCAGGCCCGGACGCTGGTCGGGGAGCGGATCAGCGTGCGACCCGACTCCCCGTACAACCAGCTCAAGATGCGTCAGCTGACCGGTTCCTGA
- a CDS encoding helicase HerA-like domain-containing protein, whose translation MDAFEEIAAGYATEGGALELGAAVVDGTVKAEARVRLPLATLNRHGLIAGATGTGKTKTLQLMAEQLSAAGVPVVMADVKGDLSGLSQPGAGGDKVAKRAAETGDDWAASGFPVQFLSLGSGGSSVPVRATITSFGPILLSKVLGLNDTQESTLGLIFHWADSRGLPLLDTKDLRSVIQHLTGDEGKEDLKGLGGVSSATAGVILRALLNLEANGGDTFFGEPELDPADLMRVDDGRGVVTLLELAELQGNPALFSTFLMWLLAALFHQLPEEGDLEKPKLVFFFDEAHLLFADASKAFLEQIVQTVKLIRSKGVGVFFCTQLPTDVPNAVLSQLGARVQHALRAFTPDDQKALAQTVKTYPTTPHYDLGKALTTLGIGEAVVTVLSEQGAPTPVAWTRLRPPRSLMASIGPDAVRQAATASPLFTKYGQSVDRESAYEMLLARVAPPAADAPAPDAPDPSPHKDSADPGLIGQVLGNPAVKSFLRSAGSALGREITRGIFGTSRRR comes from the coding sequence GTGGACGCGTTCGAGGAGATCGCCGCCGGGTACGCCACCGAGGGCGGTGCGCTGGAGCTCGGGGCCGCCGTCGTGGACGGCACCGTCAAGGCCGAGGCTCGCGTCCGCCTGCCGTTGGCGACCTTGAACCGTCACGGCCTCATCGCCGGCGCCACCGGCACCGGTAAGACGAAGACCCTCCAGCTGATGGCCGAGCAGCTCTCCGCCGCTGGCGTGCCCGTGGTCATGGCCGACGTCAAGGGTGACCTGTCCGGCCTGTCCCAGCCCGGCGCCGGCGGCGACAAGGTGGCCAAGCGGGCCGCCGAGACCGGCGACGACTGGGCCGCCTCGGGCTTTCCGGTGCAGTTCCTGTCGTTGGGTTCCGGCGGCAGTTCCGTGCCCGTGCGGGCCACCATCACCAGCTTCGGCCCGATCCTGTTGTCCAAGGTGCTCGGCCTCAACGACACCCAGGAGTCCACCCTCGGCCTCATCTTCCACTGGGCCGACTCCCGCGGCTTGCCTTTGTTGGACACCAAGGACCTCCGCTCCGTCATCCAGCACCTCACGGGCGACGAGGGCAAGGAGGACCTCAAGGGCCTCGGCGGCGTTTCCTCGGCGACCGCCGGCGTCATCCTCCGGGCGCTGCTCAACCTCGAGGCCAACGGCGGCGACACCTTCTTCGGCGAGCCCGAGCTCGACCCCGCCGACCTCATGCGTGTCGACGACGGACGCGGCGTGGTCACCCTCCTGGAGCTCGCCGAGCTCCAGGGCAACCCCGCCCTCTTCTCGACTTTCCTGATGTGGCTCTTGGCGGCGCTGTTCCACCAGCTCCCCGAGGAAGGCGATCTCGAGAAGCCCAAGCTGGTCTTCTTCTTCGACGAGGCCCACCTGCTCTTCGCCGACGCCTCCAAGGCTTTCCTCGAGCAGATCGTCCAGACCGTCAAGCTCATCCGCTCCAAGGGCGTCGGGGTGTTCTTCTGCACGCAGCTCCCCACCGACGTTCCCAACGCCGTGCTCTCCCAGCTGGGCGCTCGCGTCCAGCACGCCCTGCGGGCCTTCACCCCCGACGACCAGAAGGCTTTGGCCCAGACCGTCAAGACCTACCCCACCACTCCCCATTACGACCTCGGCAAGGCCCTGACCACCCTCGGCATCGGCGAGGCCGTGGTCACCGTGCTCTCCGAGCAGGGCGCCCCCACCCCCGTCGCTTGGACCCGCCTTCGTCCGCCGCGTTCCCTCATGGCTTCCATCGGTCCCGACGCCGTCCGCCAGGCCGCCACCGCTTCGCCCCTCTTCACCAAGTACGGCCAGTCGGTCGACCGCGAGTCGGCGTACGAGATGCTCCTCGCCAGGGTCGCACCTCCCGCCGCGGATGCCCCCGCTCCCGACGCCCCCGATCCCTCGCCGCACAAGGACTCCGCCGACCCCGGTCTCATCGGCCAGGTCCTGGGCAACCCCGCTGTGAAGTCCTTCCTCCGGTCCGCCGGCTCCGCCCTTGGCCGCGAGATCACCCGAGGAATCTTCGGAACCAGCCGCCGCCGCTAG
- a CDS encoding GNAT family N-acetyltransferase, with the protein MKLRPATAADLDAVGALFDDAVRWLTEQGRTGQWGTEPFSTNPKRVEAMRQWLAGEAWIAEADGRAAGFMALGQPQAHIPPTDVPELYVTGLAGARFPAARGAGRLLLKHAEARAVEEGVERVRVDCYAGDDRALVAFYVSAGFTPTDTFMVGTWPGQVLELRLR; encoded by the coding sequence ATGAAGCTCCGCCCGGCAACGGCCGCCGACCTGGACGCCGTGGGCGCGTTGTTCGACGACGCCGTGCGGTGGCTGACGGAACAGGGCCGCACGGGGCAGTGGGGCACGGAGCCGTTCTCAACGAACCCGAAGCGCGTGGAGGCCATGCGGCAGTGGTTGGCCGGTGAGGCGTGGATCGCCGAGGCGGACGGCCGGGCGGCGGGCTTCATGGCCCTCGGCCAGCCGCAGGCCCACATCCCGCCGACCGACGTGCCGGAGCTATACGTCACGGGGCTCGCCGGCGCGAGGTTCCCGGCCGCGCGGGGCGCGGGGCGGTTACTGCTCAAGCACGCGGAGGCCCGCGCCGTCGAGGAGGGCGTGGAACGGGTTCGCGTGGACTGCTACGCCGGAGACGACCGAGCCTTGGTCGCGTTCTACGTCTCAGCCGGATTCACGCCGACCGACACCTTCATGGTCGGCACGTGGCCGGGTCAGGTGTTGGAGCTGCGCCTGCGCTGA
- a CDS encoding 2'-5' RNA ligase family protein has product MLILAHSSDNTAMTLPVGVTGVIIPVLAVEPLLDRPGVPPRAVEAHVTVLYPWVPMDLLTDEDGLALAAIFAETAPIDVRLAEFRRFPTVLYLRPEPEEPFRVLTRRIAARWPAHQPYGGEFGDDVQPHLTVTTDVSDEVEEFVKNELLQNSPCMNG; this is encoded by the coding sequence GTGCTGATCCTGGCGCATTCCTCCGACAATACGGCCATGACCTTGCCTGTCGGCGTCACCGGCGTGATCATCCCCGTACTGGCCGTGGAGCCGCTCCTAGATCGACCGGGCGTTCCGCCGCGGGCGGTCGAGGCTCACGTGACGGTGCTGTACCCGTGGGTGCCGATGGATCTGTTGACCGACGAGGACGGGCTGGCCCTGGCCGCGATCTTCGCCGAAACCGCGCCGATCGACGTCCGGTTGGCCGAGTTCCGTCGCTTTCCAACGGTGCTGTATCTGCGGCCCGAACCGGAGGAGCCGTTCCGCGTGCTCACCCGTCGGATCGCCGCGCGCTGGCCGGCCCATCAGCCCTACGGCGGCGAGTTCGGCGACGATGTCCAGCCGCACCTGACCGTCACAACAGACGTCTCCGACGAAGTCGAGGAGTTCGTCAAAAACGAGCTTTTGCAAAACTCCCCGTGTATGAACGGCTGA
- a CDS encoding SDR family NAD(P)-dependent oxidoreductase: MSGSSSLAGKRILITGASSGIGRATAFAIAGLGAVPLLVARRADELDQVRDGIVARGGEAHSYACDLTDAESVDTLLKRVLAEQPRVDMLVNNAGRSIRRSLNSSRDRHHDFERTMAINYFAPVRLVLGLLPHFRHNGGGHVVNISSMGVQTRTPRFAAYLASKAALDEFSQVAAAETLRDRITFTTVHMPLVRTPMIGPSRVYDRMPAATPERAARLVVRALVRRPKSVDLPFGRLAAASYAIAPRLVERVLNLAYRTRSV; encoded by the coding sequence ATGAGTGGATCGTCGTCGCTGGCCGGCAAGCGCATCCTGATCACCGGCGCGTCCTCCGGCATCGGCCGCGCCACGGCGTTCGCGATCGCCGGACTCGGCGCGGTGCCGCTGCTGGTGGCCCGCCGTGCCGACGAGCTGGACCAGGTCCGCGACGGCATCGTGGCCCGTGGCGGCGAGGCGCACAGCTACGCGTGCGACCTGACCGACGCCGAATCCGTCGACACGCTGCTCAAGCGCGTGCTGGCCGAGCAGCCCCGGGTGGACATGCTGGTCAACAACGCCGGCCGGTCGATCCGACGGTCGCTGAACAGCTCGCGCGACCGTCATCACGACTTCGAACGCACGATGGCGATCAACTACTTCGCGCCGGTGCGGCTGGTGCTGGGGCTGCTGCCGCACTTCCGGCACAACGGCGGCGGGCACGTCGTCAACATCTCGTCGATGGGCGTGCAGACCCGCACGCCGCGGTTCGCCGCGTACCTGGCGTCCAAGGCCGCTTTGGACGAGTTCAGCCAGGTCGCGGCGGCCGAGACGCTGCGCGACCGGATCACGTTCACCACTGTGCACATGCCGCTCGTGCGCACACCGATGATCGGCCCGAGCCGGGTCTACGACCGGATGCCGGCCGCCACCCCGGAACGGGCTGCCCGGCTGGTGGTGCGCGCGCTCGTCCGCCGGCCCAAGTCCGTGGACCTGCCGTTCGGCCGGCTCGCCGCGGCCAGCTACGCGATCGCGCCGCGGTTGGTCGAGCGGGTGCTCAACCTCGCGTACCGCACGCGTTCGGTCTGA
- the orn gene encoding oligoribonuclease: MTDRLVWIDCEMTGLDLGKDALIEIAALVTDAELNVLGDGVDVVIHADDEALAAMPDVVRDMHAHSGLTEEVRRSTTTLEEAEQLVLDYIRQWVPDSRSTPLAGNSIATDRGFIARDMPELDGHLHYRMVDVSSIKELCRRWYPRIYYAQPAKGLAHRALADIHESIRELAYYRATAFVPQPGPTSEQAQAAAAEILRQAGQG, translated from the coding sequence GTGACTGATCGTCTGGTGTGGATCGACTGCGAGATGACCGGGCTCGACCTGGGCAAAGACGCCCTGATAGAGATCGCGGCCCTGGTCACCGACGCAGAACTGAACGTGCTCGGGGACGGCGTCGACGTGGTGATCCACGCCGACGACGAGGCGCTGGCGGCAATGCCGGACGTGGTCCGGGACATGCATGCCCACAGCGGGCTGACCGAAGAGGTGCGCCGGTCCACGACCACGCTCGAGGAAGCCGAGCAGCTGGTGCTGGACTACATCCGGCAGTGGGTGCCCGACTCCCGCTCCACACCGCTGGCCGGCAACAGCATCGCCACCGACCGCGGCTTCATCGCCCGCGACATGCCCGAGCTGGACGGCCACCTGCACTACCGCATGGTGGACGTGTCCAGCATCAAGGAGCTGTGCCGGCGCTGGTACCCGCGCATCTACTACGCGCAGCCGGCCAAGGGCCTGGCCCACCGCGCGCTGGCCGACATCCACGAGTCCATCCGCGAGCTGGCCTACTACCGGGCCACGGCGTTCGTGCCGCAGCCCGGCCCGACCAGCGAACAAGCACAGGCCGCGGCGGCGGAGATCCTTCGGCAGGCCGGCCAGGGGTAA